Genomic DNA from bacterium:
TCGCATGCAGCTTATCTCGAAGCGCGGTCGTCTCCGTGAGCATGTCGATTGCCTTGGACGCGCCGGCGATAATAGGCGGCGGTACAGTATTGCTGAACAAGTATGGCCGCGACCGCTGGCGAAGCAAATCAACGATTTCCTGCCTCGCCGCTGTGAAGCCGCCTGACGCACCGCCAAGCGCTTTCCCCAGAGTGGAAGTGATGATATCAACTCTATCCATGACACCATGATGCTCGTGTGTGCCGCGTCCGTGTTTTCCCATGAACCCCGTCGCGTGCGAGTCATCCACCATCACCAGTGCGTTGTACTTTTCAGCAAGATCGCAGATCTGTGGGAGCGGCGCTATCGAACCGTCCATGGAAAAAACGCCGTCGGTTCCGATTAGACGAAATCGGCAATTCTGAGTCTCCTTCAACCTGTCCTCAAGGTCTTGCATGTCGCAATTCTTGTAAATGTACCTCTTGGCTTTAGAGAGTCGAATACCGTCAATAATTGAGGCATGATTAAGCGAATCCGTGATAATTGCGTCGTCTTCCTTCATTAAAGTCTCGAACAGTCCGCCATTGGCGTCAAAGCAAGATGAGTACAAGATTGCATCGTCCATTCCGACGAACTTGGCAAGCTTGTTTTCGAGTTTCTTGTGAATGTCCTGTGTTCCGCAAATGAATCTCACGGACGAGAGACCATATCCACGCTGGTCAAGCGCTTCCTTAGCGACCGAAATCAAAGCAGGGTGGTCACCAAGACCGAGGTAGTTGTTAGCACAGAAATTCAAGACGTCGCGGTTTCGCACCTTGATCTCTGCTCCCTGAGGAGAGTCGATAATTCGTTCTGATTTGTACAGGCCGGACTCGCGAATACCGACAAGCTCTCCGGCCAAAAATTCCTTAAAACCGTTATACATGGTAATTCTGTATGTTATTGTAGTCGAACAGGTAGAACAACAAATTGCAGCCCGTGGAACATCAGCCGGCGCTGCAGTGTCATAGGTGTCTCGTTGTGCAGGAAACGCGTCCAGAAGGTGTCCTTCCAGAACAGGAGTTTTGCCGCGAAGAAAACACTGTTGGGAAACTCTTCGTGAATTTGCAGGCAAAGCCTTTCAATTTCCGCCATATAATCCAGCTCGCAGCTCGTGCGCGCTTCCGCCTTCAGGCCGTAGGATCGCGCAAGCATGACGTATTTCTCGGTTTCCTTCTGCACCTCTTCCTGCAGCGAATGCAGTTCGCTCACGCCCTTGAATCTGCCGGAATCAATTGCGCCGACCGATACAAAGATAAACTGCTTGAACCGGCCTCCAAACAGCCTTTGCGTCGACAGCAGGAGGTGGATTCCCTGACCGCTGAATCTCTGCACGAGAACCACTGCGGTCGGTTCACTTGGCTTAAGCGGCTCGGACTTCACTGCGGCATCACCGAGCGACAACGTGCCCAGAATGTCGTCCAGTTCTTTCACCTTCGTCTCGACCTGACGGTAATGATTCCGAATCTTGAGGCACAACAATAGGAAGAGTCCGGTCAGTAATACGACTAGCCAACCTCCCTTTGAGAACTTAATGACAACCATGATTCCCAAAAGTACAACACTGACCGTTAACCCCGCACCGCTGACAAGAAAGTGTTTCCGCCAAGTCGGATCGCTCTTGCGCTTTTGGTACCACAGTTTCGACATGCCGAGAAGCGCAAGTGAGAAGCAAAGAAATACGTCGATGGCGTAAAGTGCGACCAGAATCGTCGTGTCACCACGTGCGAACAAGATGAATCCAATCGCGGCGGCGCCCATCAGCACAATACCGTTTTGCGTAACCAGTCGCTCCGACAAGTGGCCGAAACGGTGCGGAACCCACGAGTCTTCCGCCATACTTGCCAGCACCCGCGGGCCGCCGATGAAACCCGTCTGAGCTGCAATGAAGAGTAGTAATGCCGCAGATATCAGCATGATGCTGATCAAAGCACCGCCGGCGTCGAAGCCTCCGACTTGCCAGCCTTCGGTTATCTGTGAGAACAACGATGCATTAAGTGTCTTGCCCTCAGTATGCTGCGTGTCAAACAGGAAGAAGTTCAGGAGAAGCATCACCGAAAGGAAAGCCAAGGACAATCCCATGTAGAACATGGTACGCTTGCCCGTTCGGACACGAGGCTCTTTAAGTGTTTGCATTCCGTTCGCGACGGCTTCAATACCGGTCAACGTGCCGGCTCCCATTGAAAATGCATGCAGAAGCGCGGCAATGATAACCCACCAGCCATCCTGGGAAATCATTTCAGAAGCAAGGTTTAGATTCTCGGCGGATCGCTCCGAAAAATCCGGCAAGTGGGAAATGAGACCGTAAGTAACAAGACCGACATGAGTAATGACAAACACGAGGAAGATCGGAAGCAGCACCAGGATGGACTCTTTCAGGCCACGCAAGTTAAGCGTAATCAAAAAGACAACCGCTCCTATGGCAACCCAAGTTCTGAGGTAGTCGAATTGCGGTGGAACCATGCTGAATACCGCATCAACTCCAGAAACAATCGATACTGCAATGGTTAGCACATAGTCGATGACCAGTGCCGTGCCTGCCAATGCGCCGAGTTTGGGTGACAGCAACTTCGAAGCAACCAAATAGCCACCACCGCCGTTAGGAAACTCCTCGATCACTTGCACGTAAGCTGCCGAAATAATCAGAATTGTTACGGCAATCATCAAGGCCAAAATCGGTGCAAGGAACGTTGCCCCGTGGAGCGCCAGAAAGGCCTCCTCAGGACCATAGTTTGCCGATGAGATTCCGTCGGCCCCCAGACCAA
This window encodes:
- the kbl gene encoding glycine C-acetyltransferase; protein product: MYNGFKEFLAGELVGIRESGLYKSERIIDSPQGAEIKVRNRDVLNFCANNYLGLGDHPALISVAKEALDQRGYGLSSVRFICGTQDIHKKLENKLAKFVGMDDAILYSSCFDANGGLFETLMKEDDAIITDSLNHASIIDGIRLSKAKRYIYKNCDMQDLEDRLKETQNCRFRLIGTDGVFSMDGSIAPLPQICDLAEKYNALVMVDDSHATGFMGKHGRGTHEHHGVMDRVDIITSTLGKALGGASGGFTAARQEIVDLLRQRSRPYLFSNTVPPPIIAGASKAIDMLTETTALRDKLHANTKYFREAMSAAGFDIKPGVHPIVPIMLYDAHKAQEMAAAMLEEGVYVIGFFFPVVPKDQARIRVQISAAHDGDHLDTAINAFKKVGKSLGIIK
- a CDS encoding APC family permease, with the translated sequence MMVRPTTTPTQQPEPEDDKLSFFRRIQRALLGRRLNPFDPAVFHNISLVAFFAWVGLGADGISSANYGPEEAFLALHGATFLAPILALMIAVTILIISAAYVQVIEEFPNGGGGYLVASKLLSPKLGALAGTALVIDYVLTIAVSIVSGVDAVFSMVPPQFDYLRTWVAIGAVVFLITLNLRGLKESILVLLPIFLVFVITHVGLVTYGLISHLPDFSERSAENLNLASEMISQDGWWVIIAALLHAFSMGAGTLTGIEAVANGMQTLKEPRVRTGKRTMFYMGLSLAFLSVMLLLNFFLFDTQHTEGKTLNASLFSQITEGWQVGGFDAGGALISIMLISAALLLFIAAQTGFIGGPRVLASMAEDSWVPHRFGHLSERLVTQNGIVLMGAAAIGFILFARGDTTILVALYAIDVFLCFSLALLGMSKLWYQKRKSDPTWRKHFLVSGAGLTVSVVLLGIMVVIKFSKGGWLVVLLTGLFLLLCLKIRNHYRQVETKVKELDDILGTLSLGDAAVKSEPLKPSEPTAVVLVQRFSGQGIHLLLSTQRLFGGRFKQFIFVSVGAIDSGRFKGVSELHSLQEEVQKETEKYVMLARSYGLKAEARTSCELDYMAEIERLCLQIHEEFPNSVFFAAKLLFWKDTFWTRFLHNETPMTLQRRLMFHGLQFVVLPVRLQ